From Pirellulales bacterium, a single genomic window includes:
- a CDS encoding ABC-2 family transporter protein: YEFFVFLSTTLFINSLVEAFFMPNAEEFSELVRTGGLDFALLKPIDTQFLVSLTKVDWSSFSNFAFAILLLGYSLSRIDYTPGLAEIVLYPFYVLCGVAILYSLMIALAATSVWLGRNQTLYDFWFYVTSFSRYPREIYRGAIGDPLRIIFTYLVPVMIVVNVPARLMALPMRPNYWYLALFALLATAVSLLASRWLFVRSLEAYRSASS; encoded by the coding sequence TACGAGTTCTTTGTGTTTCTCTCCACGACACTATTTATCAACAGCCTGGTCGAAGCTTTTTTTATGCCCAATGCCGAAGAGTTTAGTGAACTGGTGCGCACCGGTGGGCTAGATTTCGCGCTGCTCAAACCGATCGACACACAGTTTTTGGTATCTCTCACGAAGGTCGATTGGTCGAGTTTCTCGAATTTCGCATTCGCAATTCTACTGCTCGGCTACTCGCTGTCGCGGATCGATTACACGCCGGGTCTGGCGGAAATCGTACTCTATCCGTTCTATGTGCTCTGTGGCGTGGCGATTCTTTATAGCTTGATGATCGCACTGGCGGCCACCAGCGTGTGGCTGGGGCGCAATCAAACGCTTTACGATTTCTGGTTTTATGTCACGAGTTTTTCTCGGTATCCAAGAGAAATCTATCGCGGCGCGATCGGCGACCCGTTGCGGATAATATTCACATACCTCGTTCCTGTCATGATTGTCGTCAACGTTCCCGCCCGGCTAATGGCTCTGCCAATGCGACCGAATTATTGGTATTTGGCGCTGTTTGCGTTGCTGGCAACTGCCGTTAGCCTGCTTGCATCTCGTTGGCTGTTCGTCCGTTCGCTGGAAGCATACCGAAGTGCAAGCAGTTGA